The DNA segment CACCCTCTCGCCCACGTGGGGTATGCTGAGCGCGTTAATGAACCTGTCGAACGTGACATTCTTGCTCTTTTCTATCTGCGCTTCCAGGTTCGAGGCCGATTTCTCGGCGAAGCGCTCAAGCGGCTCCAGGTCTTCCTTCTTCAGATAAAATACGTCCGCCGGGTCTTTGACCATCCCCTTCGCCATCAGCTGCTCGACTATCTTTTCGCCGAGGCCCTCAATGTCGAACGCTCTCCTCGATGCGAGGTGCAGTATCCTCCCCTTGAGCTGAGCCGGGCACGAGAGGTTTGGGCAGTAGTAATATGCGCCTTCCTTCTCGACGTGAGTCCCGCATACGGGGCACTTGTCGGGCATCCTGAACGCCTTCTCCTTCCCCGTCCTCTTCTCGATGATAGGCATGACGACTTCCGGTATGACGTCCCCGGCTCTCTCAACCAATACTGTGTCACCGATCCTTATGTCCTTTGCCCTGATTATGTCGTCAGTATGGAGAGAGGCGCGTTTTATAGTTATACCGCCGATGCTCACGGGCTCAAGCTCAGCGACGGGCGTCAGCAGCCCGACGCGGCCCACCTGAACTATTATGTCCTTGATCCTTGTCGTCCCCTGCCTCGGTTTGAACTTGTATGCGATGTTCCATCTCGGGTGCTTCGCCGTAGTCCCGAGCTCCTTCTGATAGTCCCTCCTGTTCACCTTTATGACTATCCCGTCCGCTTCATAAGGGAGGTTGTCCCTGGCGCTCTCCATCTCCTTCTGATAGGAGATCGCTTCGTCAATATTGGCGCACTTCATCATATGGTCTTCGACCTTGAACCCCCACTCGCGGAGTCGCTCGACGAGCTGCCACTCCGTTTTTATATCTGTCCCTCTCACTTCGCCCACTCCCCAGCCATAGAATGTGAGGGGCCTCGACGCCGTAATGCTGGAATCGAGCTGCCTTATCGCTCCGGAAGCGGCGTTCCTCGGGTTCGCGAAGAGGGGCTCTCCAGCTTCGGCGAGCTCCCTGTTGAGCTTCCTGAACGCCTCGATCGGATAGAGCACCTCGCCCCTTATCTCTATTAGGCCGGGTATGTGGTCTTTACCTTTGAGCTTCAGCGGAATTGTTTTAATGGTCTTTAGGTTGTTGGTTACGTCCTCGCCGACGAGTCCGTTCCCGCGGGTCGCCCCCTTGGTCAATATCCCGTCGTCGTACCTGAGCGATGCTGACACCCCGTCGAACTTGGGCTCGGCCACGTACTCTATGTCGCCGTCGGTCCCGAGGAGCCTCTTCACGCGCTTGTCGAACTCGTAGGCCCCGTCTATACCGGATACATTGTCTATGCTCATCATCGGGACGACGTGGCTCACGGACGCGAACCCTTCGGCCACCCAGCCGCCCACGCGCTGTGTGGGGGAGTCGGGCTTCACGAGGTCGGGGAACCCGGCTTCGAGCTCCTTCAGCTCGTTCAGCATCGAATCGAATTCGTAGTCCGATATCTCCGGGGCGTTCTTCACGTAGTAGAGATAGTTGTGGTATTCGAGCTCCCTCGAAAGCTTCTCTATCTTCTTCTCCGCTTCTTTCTTCGTGAGTTTCATCTTCACCGTCGCTGTAATCTGTGATGCGTCATTTCGAACGCACGAGAGAAATCTATTTTTAACAAATTGATAGGGCAAATAAGGAAAAATCCCCCTGAATCCCTCCTTCGACAAGCTCAGGACAGGCTCTTTTACAAAGGGAAAATGCTTTTAATTCCCTCCTTTGAAAAAGGAGGGATAGGGAGGATTTGTCTTTTTTGCATTTTTTTAATCTGTCATCCTGAACTACGTTTCTGAGCGTGCGTAAGAAACGGACGCCCCAGGCTGAATCCAATGATGTAACTATTCTCCGCTTATTCATTTATCAAACCAAAATATTCAGGATCTCATCTTGTTCTCTTAGTTATTCCTTCAGAATCCGGAATCCTCCTCTACTTCCTCATCTTCCTGAGCCTTTCCATCAATTCTTTATAAGATAGCGCGTTAAGCACGTCCTTTTTCTCCACCCACCCCCTCCGGGCAGTGCCCACGCCGTACCTCATGAATTTGAGCTGGTCCGTGCTGTGGGCGTCCGTCGAAATGATTACCTTCACTCCCGCGTCGATCGCCTTCTTCGCGTGGAGGTCGTTCATATCGAGCCTCCAGTAAGAGCCGTTCACCTCGAGCGCCTTCCCGTACTCTAAAGCGGCCTCGATCACCTTGTCTATGTCTACG comes from the Thermodesulfobacteriota bacterium genome and includes:
- the ligA gene encoding NAD-dependent DNA ligase LigA: MKLTKKEAEKKIEKLSRELEYHNYLYYVKNAPEISDYEFDSMLNELKELEAGFPDLVKPDSPTQRVGGWVAEGFASVSHVVPMMSIDNVSGIDGAYEFDKRVKRLLGTDGDIEYVAEPKFDGVSASLRYDDGILTKGATRGNGLVGEDVTNNLKTIKTIPLKLKGKDHIPGLIEIRGEVLYPIEAFRKLNRELAEAGEPLFANPRNAASGAIRQLDSSITASRPLTFYGWGVGEVRGTDIKTEWQLVERLREWGFKVEDHMMKCANIDEAISYQKEMESARDNLPYEADGIVIKVNRRDYQKELGTTAKHPRWNIAYKFKPRQGTTRIKDIIVQVGRVGLLTPVAELEPVSIGGITIKRASLHTDDIIRAKDIRIGDTVLVERAGDVIPEVVMPIIEKRTGKEKAFRMPDKCPVCGTHVEKEGAYYYCPNLSCPAQLKGRILHLASRRAFDIEGLGEKIVEQLMAKGMVKDPADVFYLKKEDLEPLERFAEKSASNLEAQIEKSKNVTFDRFINALSIPHVGERVAQIMAENYHDVDALMNTTVDALMDIHTVGTEIAESIVHFFGLKQSRRLIEKMLDAGVKIQYRKKAAVSDKLKGQVFVFTGALESMTRDEAERLVAEHGGRATSSVTKKTSYVVVGSDPGSKYDKAVSLGIQILSEDEFKKMIGEL